The following proteins are co-located in the Betta splendens chromosome 9, fBetSpl5.4, whole genome shotgun sequence genome:
- the iqgap2 gene encoding ras GTPase-activating-like protein IQGAP2 isoform X2 encodes MYHEDTALQRPRYGTIQDDERLSAEEMDERRRQNIAYEYLCHLEEAKRWMEACLDEDLPPTTELEQGLRNGVYLGKLAHFFAPKMVSEKKLYDRDQSRYKSKGLHFRHTDNTVQWLRAMESVGLPKIFYPETTDVYDRKNMPKVVYCIHALSLYLYKLGIAPQIQDLLGKVDFTEEEISNMRSELEKYGIQMPAFSKIGGILANELSVDEAALHAAVIAINEAVDRGQASVTMGALNNPNAMLRNIQEVLSQDYQDTLFQAKARKQDHSSGRRSSVATEERDVYEELLTQLEIQGCLDSVNTEAAVRKVGQAVSSQDVDALLAALGLEALALLGVQDSNRHWYLEHFTTYCQHKSKDGGHAMFVDKEEIQRVVSSCNDFAEAEKRKLEAVTAINTAIRLGNAADTAEKLMNPEAQLPIVYQSAANLYQAELFSLQLQGGRSGLSHEELSVAVEMLSAVAVLNEVLDTKDPQAVIEQLTDSPLGFTNMDQDNLNRYADTLIQERAEALARGQEFLNWNDVQKCIDTVNIQVHEEHERIIAIAEINEALNSGDHRQTLAALCLPTAKLTGVNPTTAKHYHDVLQHTKQLLCQSSGDESAVLWLDQIQEAIFTANQDEEEALSLAGAVADINKKVAEKDSQNTLQALQAPCAGLRAVLPECADTYQEELAQRQATSATQGNTESLWVRHSIHDRYDYYYNLETGQGTWEKPGDFEDNDGQLSKEEIQSVVSCVTAEYNREQLWLANESFVTQLQARFRGYLVRTKCAQRKEYLHQQEPHVIKLQASWKGYKQRKMYKERMNLLQKNVATVVRIQAMVKMWNAKRKYNQRLQYFKNHEKEIVKIQAFLKANKARDDYRTLTGAKDPPLSVVRKFVHLLEQSPLDLQEEQEVTRLREEVVTKIRSNQQMEKDLNLMDIKIGLLVKNRITLQDVVFHNKKMNKKNKSSKDDLTAGDRLGIKGLSKGKRRKLEAYQHLFYLLQTNPSYLAKLIFQMPQNKSTKFMDTVIFTLYNYASNQREEYLLLKLFKTALEEEINLKVDQIQDIVTGNPTVIKMVVSFNRGARGHNSLRQLLAPVVKDIIEDKNLGINTNPVDVYKAWVNQLETATGEVSKLPYEVTPEQAMAHEEVRNRLDASSQALRAATDKVLNSIVSSLDNIPYGMRYIAKVLKNSLHEKFPDASEDELLKIVGNLLYYRYMNPAIVAPDGFDIIDMSAGGQLHVDQRRNLGSVAKMLQHAAANKLFEGENAHMTPMNNYISQTYQKFKLFFQSACDVPEPEERFNIDEYSDMVTLSKPVIYISIEEIINTHSLLLEHLEAISPDHNDLLHELLQDLGDVPDVETLLGEGAVDPNDPNKESVLGQLVKTEVSLTLTSKFELLEGDDKDLKTLMTKTKRLIVDVIRIQPGESLPEILETPATSPQELEHAKVAERRAVQDAQTPEGLKSSPAVLEDSQLPLEQKKRKISRNLRNMEQAGLITATNKYQDVINDISKDIRHQRRYRQRRKAELVKLQQTLIALNSKTAFYQDQMNYYDTYIKTCLDNLNRKNSRKSIKLDSKGDAKGSKKWKPQSLKYTAAKLHEKGVILEIEGLQTNQFKNVMFDISPTEEVGDFEVKAKFMGVEMEKVQLHFQDLLQLQYEGVAVMKMFDKAKVNVNLLIFLLNKKFYGK; translated from the exons aGCAAAGGGCTACACTtcagacacactgacaacaCAGTGCAGTGGCTCAGAGCTATGGAGTCAGTGGGACTACCCAAG ATATTCTATCCTGAAACAACAGATGTGTACGATCGCAAAAACATGCCCAAGGTGGTCTACTGCATCCACGCACTGAG CTTGTACTTGTATAAACTGGGCATCGCACCACAGATCCAGGACCTTTTGGGAAAAGTGGACTTTACAG AGGAAGAAATCAGCAACATGAGGAGTGAGCTAGAAAAATATGGAATTCAGATGCCAGCTTTCAGTAAGATTGGAGGTATCCTGGCCAATGAGCTCTCAGTGGATGAAGCTGCTT TACATGCTGCTGTAATTGCGATCAATGAAGCAGTTGACAGAGGTCAGGCATCTGTAACCATGGGAGCTCTGAATAATCCTAATGCAATGCTAAGAAACATCCAGGAGGTTCTGTCCCAGGACTACCAGGACACATTGTTCCAGGCCAAAGCCCGTAAGCAGGATCATTCCTCAGGGAGG CGCTCCTCCGTCGCCACTGAAGAAAGAGATGTTTATGAGGAACTTTTGACTCAGCTAGAGATCCAGGGCTGCCTGGATTCTGTTAACA CTGAAGCAGCAGTTAGAAAGGTCGGTCAAGCGGTGTCGTCCCAGGATGTTGATGCTCTGCTGGCTGCACTTGGGCTTGAAGCTCTGGCTTTGCTGGGTGTTCAGGACTCAAACCGCCACTGGTACCTGGAACACTTTACCACTTACTGCCAGCATAAATCCAAG GATGGAGGACATGCCATGTTTGTGGACAAGGAGGAGATTCAGCGAGTTGTCAGCTCTTGCAATGACTTCGCTGAAGCAGAAAAACGAA AACTTGAAGCAGTTACTGCGATCAACACTGCCATTCGCCTTGGTAACGCAGCGGACACAGCGGAGAAGCTGATGAACCCTGAGGCACAACTGCCAATTGTCTACCAATCTGCTGCCAACCTCTATCAGGCTGAGCTATTCAGTTTGCAGCTACAAGGAGGGCGG TCTGGGCTGAGCCACGAGGAGCTGAGTGTAGCTGTGGAGATGCTGTCGGCTGTAGCCGTGCTGAATGAGGTGCTCGACACCAAAGACCCACAGGCTGTTATTGAGCAACTAACAGACTCTCCTCTGGGTTTCACCAACATGGACCAGGACAACCTCAACAG atatGCTGACACACTCATCCAAGAGCGTGCTGAAGCACTTGCCAGGGGCCAAGAGTTTCTCAACTGGAATGACGTTCAAAAGTGCATAGACACAGTCAACATTCAGGTCCATGAAGAGCATGAAC GCATTATAGCCATAGCTGAGATTAACGAGGCACTGAACTCAGGTGATCATCGGCAGACGCTTGCAGCTTTGTGCTTGCCCACAGCCAAGCTGACAGGTGTGAACCCTACCACAGCCAAACACTACCATGATGTCTTACAACATACCAAACAACTTCTCTGCCAG AGCTCTGGAGATGAATCTGCAGTACTGTGGCTGGACCAAATCCAAGAGGCCATTTTCACAGCCAAccaagatgaagaggaggctcTCAGTT TGGCTGGAGCAGTAGCTGATATTAACAAGAAGGTGGCAGAAAAGGACTCCCAGAATACATTGCAGGCTCTACAGGCTCCCTGTGCCGGACTGAGAGCGGTGCTGCCTGAATGTGCTGACACGTACCAGGAAGAACTGGCACAGAGACAAGCAACCAGTGCAACTCAAG GAAACACAGAGAGTCTGTGGGTAAGACATAGCATCCATGACAGATATGACTACTACTATAACCTGGAGACCGGTCAGGGCACCTGGGAGAAACCTGGTGACTTTGAAGACAATGATGGTCAGCTCAGTAAAGAGGAAATCCAG AGTGTTGTCAGCTGTGTGACTGCAGAATATAACCGGGAACAGCTGTGGCTGGCCAACGAGTCCTTCGTGACCCAGCTGCAGGCGAGGTTCAGGGGTTACCTAGTCAGGACAAAGTGTGCTCAGAGAAAGGAGTATCTACACCAACAGGAACCACATGTCATTAAACTACAG GCTTCCTGGAAAGGCTACAAACAAAGAAAGATGTACAAAGAAAGGATGAATTTACTTCAGAAAAATGTTGCTACTGTTGTTAGG attcaggcCATGGTAAAAATGTGGAATGCCAAACGTAAATACAATCAGAGGTTACAGTACTTCAAAAACCAT GAAAAGGAGATTGTGAAAAtacaggcatttttaaaagcCAACAAAGCCCGAGATGACTACAGAACCCTGA CGGGTGCTAAGGACCCTCCTCTGTCAGTGGTGCGCAAGTTTGTTCACTTGCTGGAGCAGAGCCCCTTGgatctgcaggaggagcaggaagtaacACGACTCAGGGAGGAAGTGGTCACCAAGATTCGCTCCAATCAACAGATGGAGAAAGACTTGAACCTGATGGATATAAAGATTGGACTGCTGGTTAAGAACAGGATCACTCTGCAG GACGTTGTGTTCCATAACAAGAAAATGAACAAGAAAAATAAGTCCAGTAAAGATGACCTGACAGCAGGAGACAGACTGGGCATCAAAGGGCTAAGTAAAGGCAAAAGACGGAAACTGGAGGCCTACCAACATCTATTTTATCTGTTACAG ACCAACCCATCCTACCTGGCTAAGCTGATTTTCCAGATGCCCCAAAACAAATCTACAAAGTTTATGGACACAGTGATCTTCACCCTGTACAACTATGCCTCTAACCAGAGAGAAGAATACCTGCTGCTCAAACTCTTTAAGACTGCTCTGGAGGAGGAAATCAA CCTTAAGGTGGACCAGATCCAAGACATAGTAACTGGGAATCCAACAGTCATCAAGATGGTGGTGAGCTTCAACAGAGGCGCACGAGGCCATAACAGTCTAAGGCAGCTGCTGGCTCCAGTGGTCAAAGACATCATTGAGGACAAGAACTTGGGCATCAACACCAACCCTGTGGACGTGTATAAAGCGTGGGTCAACCAGCTGGAGACAGCTACTGGGGAGGTCAG CAAGCTGCCTTATGAAGTTACTCCTGAGCAGGCCATGGCACATGAGGAAGTTCGCAACAGGCTGGACGCATCTAGTCAGGCGCTACGGGCCGCAACAGATAAGGTCCTGAACTCCATTGTGTCCTCACTGGATAATATCCC TTATGGCATGAGATACATAGCAAAGGTTCTGAAGAACAGCCTCCACGAGAAGTTTCCAGATGCCTCTGAAGATGAGCTCTTGAAG ATTGTAGGAAACCTGCTGTACTACCGCTACATGAACCCGGCCATCGTGGCTCCCGATGGCTTTGACATCATTGACATGTCGGCAGGAGGGCAGCTTCACGTAGACCAGCGCCGTAACCTGGGATCCGTGGCAAAGATGCTGCAGCACGCGGCTGCCAATAAGCTGTTCGAGGGCGAGAATGCACACATGACCCCCATGAACAACTACATTTCCCAGACATACCAGAAATTCAA GCTGTTCTTCCAGTCTGCATGTGATGTACCTGAGCCTGAGGAGAGATTTAATATTGATGAGTATTCCGACATGGTCACCTTAAGCAAACCGGTCATCTACATTTCAATAGAGGAGATAATTAACACGCATTCG ctcctcctggaaCATCTGGAGGCAATCTCTCCTGATCATAATGACTTACTGCATGAGCTGCTACAGGACCTGGGAGACGTCCCTGACGTAGAGACGTTGCTTG gtgaaggagcagtggaCCCAAATGATCCAAACAAAGAGAGTGTCCTGGGCCAACTTGTGAAGACGGAGGTGTCTCTCACCCTAACCAGCAagtttgagctgctggaaggagaCGACAAAGACTTAAAGACGCTCATGACCAA GACCAAAAGGTTAATTGTTGATGTCATTCGGATTCAACCTGGAGAGAGTTTGCCTGAAATTCTTGAGACCCCGGCCACTTCACCTCAG GAACTTGAGCATGCGAAGGTCGCAGAGCGCCGAGCCGTCCAGGATGCTCAGACACCCGAGGGTCTGAAGAGCAGCCCAGCAGTGCTGGAGGACAGTCAGCTGCctctggagcagaagaagaggaagatcTCGAGGAACCTCCGGAACATGGAGCAAGCTGGCCTCATCACCGCTACTAACAAATACCAGGACGTCATCAATGACATATCTAAG GACATTCGCCACCAAAGAcgctacagacagaggaggaaggctgAGCTGGTGAAGCTCCAGCAGACCCTGATAGCACTCAACTCAAAAACTGCCTTCTACCAGGACCAGATGAACTATTATGATACCTACATCAAGACCTGCCTGGATAATCTCAACAGGAA GAATTCACGCAAATCTATAAAACTGGACAGCAAAGGAGACGCAAAAGGCAGCAAGAAGTGGAAACCACAGTCTCTGAAGTACACTGCAGCAAAGCTGCATGAAAAGGGAGTTATCCTGGAGATAGAGGGGCTTCAGACAAACCA GTTCAAGAATGTCATGTTTGACATTTCACCCACTGAGGAAGTTGGGGATTTTGAGGTAAAGGCCAAGTTTATGGGAGTTGAAATGGAAAAAGTCCAGCTTCATTTCCAG gacctcctccagctgcagtatGAAGGCGTGGCTGTGATGAAGATGTTTGACAAAGCCAAAGTCAACGTGAATTTGCTTATTTTCCTCCTAAACAAAAAGTTCTATGGAAAATAA
- the iqgap2 gene encoding ras GTPase-activating-like protein IQGAP2 isoform X4 codes for MESVGLPKIFYPETTDVYDRKNMPKVVYCIHALSLYLYKLGIAPQIQDLLGKVDFTEEEISNMRSELEKYGIQMPAFSKIGGILANELSVDEAALHAAVIAINEAVDRGQASVTMGALNNPNAMLRNIQEVLSQDYQDTLFQAKARKQDHSSGRRSSVATEERDVYEELLTQLEIQGCLDSVNTEAAVRKVGQAVSSQDVDALLAALGLEALALLGVQDSNRHWYLEHFTTYCQHKSKDGGHAMFVDKEEIQRVVSSCNDFAEAEKRKLEAVTAINTAIRLGNAADTAEKLMNPEAQLPIVYQSAANLYQAELFSLQLQGGRSGLSHEELSVAVEMLSAVAVLNEVLDTKDPQAVIEQLTDSPLGFTNMDQDNLNRYADTLIQERAEALARGQEFLNWNDVQKCIDTVNIQVHEEHERIIAIAEINEALNSGDHRQTLAALCLPTAKLTGVNPTTAKHYHDVLQHTKQLLCQSSGDESAVLWLDQIQEAIFTANQDEEEALSLAGAVADINKKVAEKDSQNTLQALQAPCAGLRAVLPECADTYQEELAQRQATSATQGNTESLWVRHSIHDRYDYYYNLETGQGTWEKPGDFEDNDGQLSKEEIQSVVSCVTAEYNREQLWLANESFVTQLQARFRGYLVRTKCAQRKEYLHQQEPHVIKLQASWKGYKQRKMYKERMNLLQKNVATVVRIQAMVKMWNAKRKYNQRLQYFKNHEKEIVKIQAFLKANKARDDYRTLTGAKDPPLSVVRKFVHLLEQSPLDLQEEQEVTRLREEVVTKIRSNQQMEKDLNLMDIKIGLLVKNRITLQDVVFHNKKMNKKNKSSKDDLTAGDRLGIKGLSKGKRRKLEAYQHLFYLLQTNPSYLAKLIFQMPQNKSTKFMDTVIFTLYNYASNQREEYLLLKLFKTALEEEINLKVDQIQDIVTGNPTVIKMVVSFNRGARGHNSLRQLLAPVVKDIIEDKNLGINTNPVDVYKAWVNQLETATGEVSKLPYEVTPEQAMAHEEVRNRLDASSQALRAATDKVLNSIVSSLDNIPYGMRYIAKVLKNSLHEKFPDASEDELLKIVGNLLYYRYMNPAIVAPDGFDIIDMSAGGQLHVDQRRNLGSVAKMLQHAAANKLFEGENAHMTPMNNYISQTYQKFKLFFQSACDVPEPEERFNIDEYSDMVTLSKPVIYISIEEIINTHSLLLEHLEAISPDHNDLLHELLQDLGDVPDVETLLGTGEGAVDPNDPNKESVLGQLVKTEVSLTLTSKFELLEGDDKDLKTLMTKTKRLIVDVIRIQPGESLPEILETPATSPQELEHAKVAERRAVQDAQTPEGLKSSPAVLEDSQLPLEQKKRKISRNLRNMEQAGLITATNKYQDVINDISKDIRHQRRYRQRRKAELVKLQQTLIALNSKTAFYQDQMNYYDTYIKTCLDNLNRKNSRKSIKLDSKGDAKGSKKWKPQSLKYTAAKLHEKGVILEIEGLQTNQFKNVMFDISPTEEVGDFEVKAKFMGVEMEKVQLHFQDLLQLQYEGVAVMKMFDKAKVNVNLLIFLLNKKFYGK; via the exons ATGGAGTCAGTGGGACTACCCAAG ATATTCTATCCTGAAACAACAGATGTGTACGATCGCAAAAACATGCCCAAGGTGGTCTACTGCATCCACGCACTGAG CTTGTACTTGTATAAACTGGGCATCGCACCACAGATCCAGGACCTTTTGGGAAAAGTGGACTTTACAG AGGAAGAAATCAGCAACATGAGGAGTGAGCTAGAAAAATATGGAATTCAGATGCCAGCTTTCAGTAAGATTGGAGGTATCCTGGCCAATGAGCTCTCAGTGGATGAAGCTGCTT TACATGCTGCTGTAATTGCGATCAATGAAGCAGTTGACAGAGGTCAGGCATCTGTAACCATGGGAGCTCTGAATAATCCTAATGCAATGCTAAGAAACATCCAGGAGGTTCTGTCCCAGGACTACCAGGACACATTGTTCCAGGCCAAAGCCCGTAAGCAGGATCATTCCTCAGGGAGG CGCTCCTCCGTCGCCACTGAAGAAAGAGATGTTTATGAGGAACTTTTGACTCAGCTAGAGATCCAGGGCTGCCTGGATTCTGTTAACA CTGAAGCAGCAGTTAGAAAGGTCGGTCAAGCGGTGTCGTCCCAGGATGTTGATGCTCTGCTGGCTGCACTTGGGCTTGAAGCTCTGGCTTTGCTGGGTGTTCAGGACTCAAACCGCCACTGGTACCTGGAACACTTTACCACTTACTGCCAGCATAAATCCAAG GATGGAGGACATGCCATGTTTGTGGACAAGGAGGAGATTCAGCGAGTTGTCAGCTCTTGCAATGACTTCGCTGAAGCAGAAAAACGAA AACTTGAAGCAGTTACTGCGATCAACACTGCCATTCGCCTTGGTAACGCAGCGGACACAGCGGAGAAGCTGATGAACCCTGAGGCACAACTGCCAATTGTCTACCAATCTGCTGCCAACCTCTATCAGGCTGAGCTATTCAGTTTGCAGCTACAAGGAGGGCGG TCTGGGCTGAGCCACGAGGAGCTGAGTGTAGCTGTGGAGATGCTGTCGGCTGTAGCCGTGCTGAATGAGGTGCTCGACACCAAAGACCCACAGGCTGTTATTGAGCAACTAACAGACTCTCCTCTGGGTTTCACCAACATGGACCAGGACAACCTCAACAG atatGCTGACACACTCATCCAAGAGCGTGCTGAAGCACTTGCCAGGGGCCAAGAGTTTCTCAACTGGAATGACGTTCAAAAGTGCATAGACACAGTCAACATTCAGGTCCATGAAGAGCATGAAC GCATTATAGCCATAGCTGAGATTAACGAGGCACTGAACTCAGGTGATCATCGGCAGACGCTTGCAGCTTTGTGCTTGCCCACAGCCAAGCTGACAGGTGTGAACCCTACCACAGCCAAACACTACCATGATGTCTTACAACATACCAAACAACTTCTCTGCCAG AGCTCTGGAGATGAATCTGCAGTACTGTGGCTGGACCAAATCCAAGAGGCCATTTTCACAGCCAAccaagatgaagaggaggctcTCAGTT TGGCTGGAGCAGTAGCTGATATTAACAAGAAGGTGGCAGAAAAGGACTCCCAGAATACATTGCAGGCTCTACAGGCTCCCTGTGCCGGACTGAGAGCGGTGCTGCCTGAATGTGCTGACACGTACCAGGAAGAACTGGCACAGAGACAAGCAACCAGTGCAACTCAAG GAAACACAGAGAGTCTGTGGGTAAGACATAGCATCCATGACAGATATGACTACTACTATAACCTGGAGACCGGTCAGGGCACCTGGGAGAAACCTGGTGACTTTGAAGACAATGATGGTCAGCTCAGTAAAGAGGAAATCCAG AGTGTTGTCAGCTGTGTGACTGCAGAATATAACCGGGAACAGCTGTGGCTGGCCAACGAGTCCTTCGTGACCCAGCTGCAGGCGAGGTTCAGGGGTTACCTAGTCAGGACAAAGTGTGCTCAGAGAAAGGAGTATCTACACCAACAGGAACCACATGTCATTAAACTACAG GCTTCCTGGAAAGGCTACAAACAAAGAAAGATGTACAAAGAAAGGATGAATTTACTTCAGAAAAATGTTGCTACTGTTGTTAGG attcaggcCATGGTAAAAATGTGGAATGCCAAACGTAAATACAATCAGAGGTTACAGTACTTCAAAAACCAT GAAAAGGAGATTGTGAAAAtacaggcatttttaaaagcCAACAAAGCCCGAGATGACTACAGAACCCTGA CGGGTGCTAAGGACCCTCCTCTGTCAGTGGTGCGCAAGTTTGTTCACTTGCTGGAGCAGAGCCCCTTGgatctgcaggaggagcaggaagtaacACGACTCAGGGAGGAAGTGGTCACCAAGATTCGCTCCAATCAACAGATGGAGAAAGACTTGAACCTGATGGATATAAAGATTGGACTGCTGGTTAAGAACAGGATCACTCTGCAG GACGTTGTGTTCCATAACAAGAAAATGAACAAGAAAAATAAGTCCAGTAAAGATGACCTGACAGCAGGAGACAGACTGGGCATCAAAGGGCTAAGTAAAGGCAAAAGACGGAAACTGGAGGCCTACCAACATCTATTTTATCTGTTACAG ACCAACCCATCCTACCTGGCTAAGCTGATTTTCCAGATGCCCCAAAACAAATCTACAAAGTTTATGGACACAGTGATCTTCACCCTGTACAACTATGCCTCTAACCAGAGAGAAGAATACCTGCTGCTCAAACTCTTTAAGACTGCTCTGGAGGAGGAAATCAA CCTTAAGGTGGACCAGATCCAAGACATAGTAACTGGGAATCCAACAGTCATCAAGATGGTGGTGAGCTTCAACAGAGGCGCACGAGGCCATAACAGTCTAAGGCAGCTGCTGGCTCCAGTGGTCAAAGACATCATTGAGGACAAGAACTTGGGCATCAACACCAACCCTGTGGACGTGTATAAAGCGTGGGTCAACCAGCTGGAGACAGCTACTGGGGAGGTCAG CAAGCTGCCTTATGAAGTTACTCCTGAGCAGGCCATGGCACATGAGGAAGTTCGCAACAGGCTGGACGCATCTAGTCAGGCGCTACGGGCCGCAACAGATAAGGTCCTGAACTCCATTGTGTCCTCACTGGATAATATCCC TTATGGCATGAGATACATAGCAAAGGTTCTGAAGAACAGCCTCCACGAGAAGTTTCCAGATGCCTCTGAAGATGAGCTCTTGAAG ATTGTAGGAAACCTGCTGTACTACCGCTACATGAACCCGGCCATCGTGGCTCCCGATGGCTTTGACATCATTGACATGTCGGCAGGAGGGCAGCTTCACGTAGACCAGCGCCGTAACCTGGGATCCGTGGCAAAGATGCTGCAGCACGCGGCTGCCAATAAGCTGTTCGAGGGCGAGAATGCACACATGACCCCCATGAACAACTACATTTCCCAGACATACCAGAAATTCAA GCTGTTCTTCCAGTCTGCATGTGATGTACCTGAGCCTGAGGAGAGATTTAATATTGATGAGTATTCCGACATGGTCACCTTAAGCAAACCGGTCATCTACATTTCAATAGAGGAGATAATTAACACGCATTCG ctcctcctggaaCATCTGGAGGCAATCTCTCCTGATCATAATGACTTACTGCATGAGCTGCTACAGGACCTGGGAGACGTCCCTGACGTAGAGACGTTGCTTGGTACTG gtgaaggagcagtggaCCCAAATGATCCAAACAAAGAGAGTGTCCTGGGCCAACTTGTGAAGACGGAGGTGTCTCTCACCCTAACCAGCAagtttgagctgctggaaggagaCGACAAAGACTTAAAGACGCTCATGACCAA GACCAAAAGGTTAATTGTTGATGTCATTCGGATTCAACCTGGAGAGAGTTTGCCTGAAATTCTTGAGACCCCGGCCACTTCACCTCAG GAACTTGAGCATGCGAAGGTCGCAGAGCGCCGAGCCGTCCAGGATGCTCAGACACCCGAGGGTCTGAAGAGCAGCCCAGCAGTGCTGGAGGACAGTCAGCTGCctctggagcagaagaagaggaagatcTCGAGGAACCTCCGGAACATGGAGCAAGCTGGCCTCATCACCGCTACTAACAAATACCAGGACGTCATCAATGACATATCTAAG GACATTCGCCACCAAAGAcgctacagacagaggaggaaggctgAGCTGGTGAAGCTCCAGCAGACCCTGATAGCACTCAACTCAAAAACTGCCTTCTACCAGGACCAGATGAACTATTATGATACCTACATCAAGACCTGCCTGGATAATCTCAACAGGAA GAATTCACGCAAATCTATAAAACTGGACAGCAAAGGAGACGCAAAAGGCAGCAAGAAGTGGAAACCACAGTCTCTGAAGTACACTGCAGCAAAGCTGCATGAAAAGGGAGTTATCCTGGAGATAGAGGGGCTTCAGACAAACCA GTTCAAGAATGTCATGTTTGACATTTCACCCACTGAGGAAGTTGGGGATTTTGAGGTAAAGGCCAAGTTTATGGGAGTTGAAATGGAAAAAGTCCAGCTTCATTTCCAG gacctcctccagctgcagtatGAAGGCGTGGCTGTGATGAAGATGTTTGACAAAGCCAAAGTCAACGTGAATTTGCTTATTTTCCTCCTAAACAAAAAGTTCTATGGAAAATAA